In the genome of Hymenobacter cellulosivorans, one region contains:
- the proC gene encoding pyrroline-5-carboxylate reductase: protein MENTTKIAILGSGNIGISLAKGLVKAGMSAPEAITLTRRNVAALAPLAQAGFQTTADNLAAVEQADIVVLAVLPQQLNKLLDSIKSAFNPDKHLLISVISGVSCQDIRNQAGAALRVVRAMPNTAIGIGQSMTCIASDQELDDDLALVEKLFDTVGMTVRINEELMTSATALCACGVAFFLRAIRAASQGGTEIGFHAHDALRMAAQTAKGAADLLLQLASHPEQEIDKVTSPKGCTIAGLNEMEHHGFSSAMIKGIRLSADKAGKLYKDE, encoded by the coding sequence ATGGAAAACACAACGAAGATTGCCATTCTGGGCAGTGGCAACATTGGAATTTCACTAGCCAAAGGTTTGGTAAAAGCCGGTATGTCGGCACCCGAAGCCATAACCCTGACCCGGCGCAACGTGGCGGCCCTGGCCCCACTGGCGCAGGCGGGCTTTCAAACTACGGCCGACAACCTAGCCGCCGTGGAGCAGGCTGACATCGTGGTGCTGGCCGTGTTGCCCCAGCAGCTAAACAAGCTGCTGGATAGCATCAAAAGCGCCTTTAACCCCGACAAGCACCTACTGATTTCGGTGATTTCCGGGGTCAGCTGCCAGGATATCCGCAATCAGGCCGGAGCCGCCCTGCGCGTCGTGCGGGCCATGCCCAACACGGCCATCGGTATCGGGCAGTCCATGACCTGCATTGCCAGTGACCAGGAACTCGACGATGACCTGGCTTTAGTCGAGAAGCTGTTTGATACCGTGGGCATGACAGTACGCATCAACGAGGAGCTGATGACCTCCGCTACGGCCCTCTGTGCCTGCGGAGTAGCATTTTTCCTGCGGGCCATTCGGGCGGCTTCGCAGGGCGGTACCGAAATTGGCTTCCACGCCCACGATGCGCTTCGAATGGCTGCCCAAACTGCTAAGGGGGCCGCCGATCTGCTGCTGCAGCTGGCTTCTCACCCCGAGCAGGAAATTGACAAGGTAACGTCACCCAAGGGCTGCACTATTGCCGGGCTCAACGAAATGGAGCACCACGGCTTCAGCTCGGCTATGATTAAAGGCATCCGGTTGTCGGCCGATAAAGCGGGCAAACTCTACAAGGACGAGTAG
- a CDS encoding 2-oxoglutarate dehydrogenase E1 component gives MDAYSYIANAHGDYIDQLYKAYQADPESVDFGWRKFFEGFDFSQQYPADGEAQPAGSGVLSTSASTDGAGQIRAVDTVAADKETQVSNLIHAYRSRGHLRAKTNPVRERKDRKARLDIADFGLSEADLDTTFKTGEVLGLGTGAKLRDIIAALEKIYTRSIGFEYMYIRDPQILDWFRAKVEKDSLAFNPGVEYKKRILKKLNEAVVFENFLHTKFLGQKRFSLEGGETTIPALDAIINKASELGVNEVMIGMAHRGRLNVLANIMGKTYEQIFSEFEGTAVPDLTMGDGDVKYHMGYSSEVDTEGGRKVNLKLAPNPSHLEAVNPVVEGFVRAKIEHQYGGDYHQILPILIHGDAALAGQGIGYEVTQMSQLEGYKTGGTIHFVINNQVGFTTDFEDARSSIYSTDLAKIIDAPVLHVNGDDPEAVVFAVRLATEYRQQFHADIFIDMVCYRRHGHNESDEPKFTQPTLYNIISKHQNPREVYNATLVQRGDVDAQLAAQMDKEFRDTLQARLDMVKQKPLPYNYQALENEWRSLRRSKPEDFEQSPETGISEEIVQKVGKALTTLPEGFRPLKQIEKLIEERKKMFFDTRVLNWAAGELLAYGSLLSEKHIVRVSGQDVQRGTFSHRHAVLHDAETSAPYNSLNYIGEGQEKLSIYNSLLSEYAVLGFEFGYAMANPTALVIWEAQFGDFANGAQTMIDQFIVSSESKWQRMNGVVLQLPHGYEGQGPEHSNARPERFLQLAAENNIIVVNMTTPANFFHALRRQLTWSFRKPLVVMSPKSMLRHPLCVSPVEEFTSGSFREVLGDVYADAKKVKRVLLCSGKVYFDLLEEQRTSNRTDVAIVRLEQLHPFPKKQLDAELAKYPKAKLYWVQEEPENMGYWNYLLRFMRRELEDVIARKPSASPATGYNKVHVKEQKDLVGRAFDKPKEAVADDTIKETAANAQKTD, from the coding sequence ATGGACGCTTACTCTTATATCGCCAACGCCCATGGCGACTACATCGACCAGCTTTACAAAGCGTATCAGGCCGACCCCGAGTCGGTAGACTTTGGCTGGCGCAAATTCTTTGAAGGCTTCGATTTCTCCCAGCAATACCCCGCTGATGGCGAAGCCCAGCCCGCAGGCTCCGGGGTGCTGAGCACCTCGGCCTCGACCGACGGTGCCGGCCAGATTCGGGCCGTGGATACGGTAGCGGCCGACAAGGAGACCCAGGTCAGCAACCTGATTCACGCCTACCGCAGCCGCGGCCACCTGCGCGCCAAAACCAACCCGGTGCGGGAGCGCAAAGACCGCAAAGCCCGTCTCGATATTGCCGATTTCGGCTTGAGCGAAGCTGACCTGGACACCACGTTCAAGACCGGCGAAGTGCTGGGCCTCGGCACCGGTGCCAAGCTGCGCGACATTATTGCCGCCCTGGAGAAGATTTATACCCGCAGCATTGGCTTCGAGTATATGTACATCCGCGACCCCCAGATTCTAGACTGGTTCCGGGCCAAGGTCGAGAAAGACTCGTTGGCCTTCAACCCCGGCGTAGAGTACAAGAAGCGCATCCTGAAGAAGCTCAACGAAGCCGTGGTTTTCGAGAACTTCCTGCATACCAAATTCCTGGGCCAGAAGCGCTTCTCCCTGGAAGGCGGCGAAACCACGATTCCTGCTCTCGATGCCATCATTAATAAGGCGTCGGAGCTGGGCGTGAATGAGGTCATGATTGGCATGGCCCACCGCGGCCGACTCAACGTGCTGGCCAACATCATGGGCAAAACCTACGAGCAGATCTTCTCGGAATTCGAGGGCACGGCCGTACCGGATTTGACCATGGGCGACGGCGACGTAAAGTACCACATGGGCTACTCGTCGGAAGTCGACACCGAAGGTGGCCGCAAGGTGAATCTGAAGTTGGCCCCCAACCCGTCTCACCTCGAAGCGGTAAACCCCGTAGTGGAAGGCTTCGTGCGGGCCAAGATTGAGCACCAGTACGGTGGCGACTACCACCAGATTCTGCCCATCCTCATCCACGGCGACGCAGCTTTGGCTGGCCAAGGCATTGGTTACGAAGTGACGCAGATGTCGCAGCTGGAAGGCTACAAGACCGGCGGCACGATTCACTTCGTGATTAACAACCAAGTGGGTTTTACCACCGACTTCGAAGACGCCCGCTCTTCTATCTACAGCACCGATCTGGCCAAAATTATCGACGCGCCGGTGTTGCACGTGAATGGCGACGACCCCGAGGCCGTGGTGTTTGCCGTGCGCCTGGCCACCGAGTACCGCCAGCAGTTTCACGCTGATATCTTCATCGATATGGTGTGCTACCGTCGTCACGGCCACAACGAGTCGGATGAGCCCAAGTTCACCCAGCCCACACTCTACAACATCATCAGCAAGCACCAGAACCCGCGCGAAGTCTATAACGCGACGCTGGTGCAGCGCGGCGACGTAGATGCGCAACTGGCGGCCCAGATGGACAAGGAGTTCCGCGACACCCTGCAGGCCCGCCTCGACATGGTAAAGCAGAAGCCCTTGCCTTACAATTATCAGGCTCTGGAAAACGAGTGGCGCAGCCTGCGGCGCTCCAAGCCCGAGGACTTCGAGCAGTCACCCGAAACCGGTATTAGCGAGGAAATCGTGCAGAAGGTCGGCAAGGCTCTGACCACGCTGCCCGAAGGCTTCCGCCCCTTGAAGCAGATTGAAAAGCTGATTGAGGAGCGCAAGAAGATGTTCTTCGACACCCGCGTGCTCAACTGGGCCGCCGGCGAATTGCTGGCCTACGGCTCACTCTTGAGCGAAAAGCACATTGTGCGCGTCAGCGGGCAGGACGTGCAGCGCGGCACCTTCTCGCACCGCCACGCCGTATTGCACGACGCCGAGACTTCGGCCCCCTACAACTCGCTGAACTATATCGGAGAAGGCCAGGAAAAGCTGAGTATCTACAACTCGCTCTTGAGTGAGTATGCGGTGCTGGGCTTTGAGTTCGGCTACGCCATGGCTAACCCCACGGCCCTGGTTATCTGGGAAGCCCAGTTCGGCGACTTCGCCAACGGTGCCCAGACCATGATTGACCAGTTCATCGTGTCGTCGGAAAGCAAGTGGCAGCGCATGAACGGCGTGGTGCTGCAACTGCCCCACGGCTACGAAGGCCAGGGCCCGGAGCACTCCAACGCCCGCCCCGAGCGGTTCCTGCAGCTGGCGGCCGAGAACAACATCATCGTAGTCAACATGACCACGCCGGCCAACTTCTTCCACGCCCTGCGCCGGCAGCTGACCTGGAGCTTCCGCAAGCCCCTGGTGGTGATGTCGCCCAAGTCGATGCTGCGCCACCCGCTGTGCGTGTCGCCGGTGGAGGAGTTCACCAGCGGCTCGTTCCGCGAGGTGCTCGGCGACGTGTATGCCGACGCCAAGAAGGTGAAGCGCGTGCTGCTGTGCTCGGGCAAAGTCTACTTCGATTTGCTGGAAGAACAGCGCACTTCTAACCGTACTGATGTCGCCATCGTGCGCCTGGAGCAGCTGCACCCCTTCCCCAAAAAGCAGCTCGACGCTGAGCTGGCCAAGTACCCCAAAGCCAAGCTCTACTGGGTACAGGAAGAGCCCGAGAACATGGGCTATTGGAACTACCTGCTGCGCTTTATGCGCCGCGAGCTGGAAGACGTTATTGCCCGCAAGCCTTCGGCTTCGCCTGCTACCGGTTACAACAAGGTGCACGTGAAGGAGCAGAAAGACCTCGTAGGTCGCGCCTTCGACAAGCCCAAGGAGGCCGTTGCCGACGACACCATCAAGGAAACGGCGGCCAACGCCCAAAAAACTGACTAG
- a CDS encoding Crp/Fnr family transcriptional regulator, translating into MKHLLQTIKSFEAPTCTSCPQATRGALGACQIEQLGLLSSGKTSQVYSKGQVIYAEGGLCQGLHCLYQGKVKITKIGGDGKEQIIRLAKGGDLIGICALWGETNYRTSAVALDDCMVCLLPRQDVLALAQTNVQFAGSLLKQLSQALNSSDERVLNMAYKPVRERLADALLLLQETYQEPDKTDFSMAISREDLASLVGTAKETASRLLSELKEDGIIAAKGSSITILKSEKLVEISTQYA; encoded by the coding sequence ATGAAACATCTTTTACAGACCATTAAAAGCTTTGAGGCCCCGACCTGTACTTCCTGCCCGCAGGCTACCCGCGGCGCGCTAGGAGCCTGCCAAATCGAGCAGTTAGGGCTGCTCTCGTCGGGCAAGACCAGCCAGGTATATAGCAAGGGGCAAGTGATTTATGCCGAGGGCGGACTTTGCCAAGGGCTGCACTGTCTGTATCAGGGCAAAGTCAAAATCACCAAGATTGGTGGCGATGGCAAGGAGCAGATTATTCGCCTCGCCAAGGGCGGCGACCTAATCGGTATCTGTGCGCTCTGGGGCGAAACCAACTACCGTACCTCGGCCGTCGCCCTCGACGACTGCATGGTGTGCCTGCTGCCCCGGCAGGACGTGCTGGCTCTGGCCCAGACCAACGTTCAGTTTGCCGGCTCCTTGCTGAAGCAACTGTCGCAGGCCCTGAATTCATCGGATGAGCGGGTGCTGAACATGGCCTATAAGCCCGTGCGCGAGCGGCTGGCTGATGCTTTGCTGCTACTTCAGGAAACGTATCAGGAGCCTGACAAAACCGACTTTAGCATGGCCATTTCCCGCGAGGATCTGGCTTCATTGGTGGGCACAGCCAAGGAAACGGCTAGTCGGCTGCTGTCGGAGCTTAAGGAAGACGGCATTATTGCGGCTAAGGGCAGCAGCATCACGATTCTGAAGTCGGAAAAGCTGGTTGAAATTAGTACGCAATACGCGTAA
- a CDS encoding carboxypeptidase-like regulatory domain-containing protein, with protein MKLTASPFNPQTGELLPVYRDAYLRGDLAHAHTRAVDAYLKTNGHSADAALHRFYEMKQQGEQVRPVGWVQRQFELIRTEPQRFRQRATAMVVAGALLGGAVFAGTNLPNTPLEENIVVLPAAAEAAEASSALLTMTVRGRILDENGKPLVGATVLQKGTFRGVSTNADGSYSMRVPIGQNTLVYGYGGYTNDEVKVTSSSTQNVTLLPRDKAEQKALKKARRWWSL; from the coding sequence ATGAAACTAACTGCTTCTCCCTTTAATCCGCAGACCGGTGAGCTGCTGCCCGTGTACCGGGATGCTTACCTGCGCGGCGACCTGGCCCACGCCCACACCCGGGCCGTCGATGCCTATCTGAAAACCAACGGCCACAGCGCCGACGCGGCCCTGCACCGCTTCTACGAGATGAAGCAGCAGGGTGAGCAGGTGCGCCCCGTGGGCTGGGTGCAGCGGCAATTTGAGCTGATCCGGACCGAGCCCCAGCGTTTCCGGCAGCGGGCTACGGCTATGGTCGTGGCTGGTGCCCTGCTCGGCGGCGCCGTATTTGCCGGCACCAACCTACCCAATACGCCCCTGGAGGAAAACATAGTAGTGCTGCCGGCCGCTGCCGAAGCCGCCGAAGCCTCCAGCGCCCTGCTCACCATGACCGTACGCGGCCGGATTCTGGACGAGAACGGTAAGCCTCTGGTAGGGGCCACGGTATTGCAGAAGGGTACTTTCCGGGGCGTGAGTACCAACGCCGACGGCTCTTACTCCATGCGGGTGCCCATTGGCCAAAACACGCTCGTGTACGGCTACGGTGGCTACACCAACGACGAAGTGAAGGTAACCAGCAGCAGCACCCAGAACGTGACGTTGCTGCCCCGCGACAAAGCCGAGCAGAAAGCCCTGAAAAAGGCGCGGCGCTGGTGGTCATTGTAA
- the yedA gene encoding drug/metabolite exporter YedA, translating into MSASATPAPSRAAILGAFAIVYIIWGSTYLGIRFAIDSMPPLLMAGSRYLLAGLLLYTFMRLRGEAAPTRQGWATAVIIGICLLTFGNGGVTLGEQYIPSGMTSLLVATVPMFLALLGWLSGVAARPTARVALGLVLGLVGVYLLARTPGASHVALPGHEAIGITLVLVAALVWAIGSLYSKKKQAASSPFLAGGMQMICGGLTMVILGLVRGEATDFELAAVTTKSWMAYIYLVTFGSIVAFSAYIWLLRAVEPALAGTYAFVNPVVAVLLGWAFAGEQLTTGMLGGAALIVAAVVMVVLGGRQKARS; encoded by the coding sequence ATGTCTGCTTCTGCTACCCCTGCTCCTTCCCGCGCCGCCATCCTGGGCGCCTTTGCCATTGTTTATATCATTTGGGGCTCTACCTACCTGGGCATCCGCTTCGCCATTGACAGCATGCCGCCCCTGCTCATGGCCGGCTCGCGCTACCTGTTGGCGGGCCTGCTTCTCTACACCTTCATGCGGCTGCGGGGCGAAGCGGCGCCTACCCGGCAGGGCTGGGCCACGGCCGTTATTATCGGCATCTGCCTGCTCACCTTCGGCAACGGCGGCGTGACGCTGGGCGAGCAGTACATTCCCTCGGGCATGACCTCGTTGCTAGTTGCCACGGTGCCCATGTTTCTGGCCTTGCTGGGCTGGCTGAGCGGGGTGGCCGCCCGCCCTACGGCCCGCGTAGCCCTGGGCCTGGTACTGGGCTTGGTAGGCGTATACCTGCTGGCCCGCACGCCCGGAGCCAGCCACGTCGCCTTGCCCGGCCACGAAGCTATTGGTATTACCCTAGTGCTGGTAGCAGCGCTGGTCTGGGCCATTGGCTCGTTGTATTCCAAGAAAAAGCAGGCGGCCTCCTCCCCTTTCCTGGCCGGCGGCATGCAAATGATTTGCGGCGGCCTGACTATGGTAATTCTGGGCTTGGTGCGCGGCGAAGCCACCGACTTCGAACTAGCTGCTGTGACTACCAAGTCGTGGATGGCCTATATCTACCTGGTGACGTTTGGCTCCATCGTGGCGTTTTCGGCCTATATCTGGCTGCTGCGGGCCGTGGAGCCGGCGCTGGCGGGCACCTATGCCTTCGTCAATCCGGTGGTGGCCGTGCTACTGGGCTGGGCCTTTGCTGGCGAGCAGCTCACCACTGGCATGCTCGGCGGAGCCGCGCTAATCGTGGCAGCTGTGGTTATGGTAGTATTGGGTGGTCGTCAAAAAGCCCGTTCGTAA
- the odhB gene encoding 2-oxoglutarate dehydrogenase complex dihydrolipoyllysine-residue succinyltransferase has protein sequence MGLEIKIPAVGESITEVTIAKWLKQDGDTVKRDEVIAELESDKATFELPAETDGVLKIKVAEGETIGIGTTIASIDGDGAGASPAAQPQAAAPAAAPAAPAADPVTQGEQNPQASNQSGYGGSQAGSADTPTAATPAAAPAAGGGATVEMKIPAVGESITEVTVAKWLKPDGAQVQRDEVIAELESDKATFELPAEGAGTLRHAVKEGETIGIGATIARIEGGNGAASATPAPAAAPAASQAAPAATAPASASANSYATGTPSPAAGKILGEKGISAADVQGSGRDGRITKEDALNAQARPAAPAPAAAPAAAPAAKPAAPAAAPAASGNRNQRKERMSNLRKTVARRLVSVKNETAMLTTFNEVNMQPIMDMRNKFKDKFKEKNGVGLGFMSFFTKAVCVALKEWPAVNAQIDGDSIVYNDFCDISIAVSAPKGLVVPVIRNAEELSFEGIEKEVVRLAGLARDNKLTIEQMTGGTFTITNGGIFGSMMSTPIINAPQSAILGMHNIIQRPVAENGQVVIRPMMYLALSYDHRIIDGRESVSFLVRVKELLEDPTRLLLGV, from the coding sequence ATGGGTCTGGAAATTAAAATACCCGCCGTCGGCGAATCCATTACCGAAGTGACGATTGCCAAATGGCTGAAGCAAGACGGCGACACGGTAAAGCGCGACGAAGTAATTGCCGAGCTGGAGTCCGATAAAGCTACGTTTGAGTTGCCCGCCGAAACCGACGGTGTCCTCAAAATTAAGGTGGCTGAAGGCGAAACCATCGGTATCGGAACCACCATTGCCAGCATCGATGGTGACGGTGCCGGAGCGTCTCCCGCTGCTCAGCCCCAGGCTGCCGCTCCGGCTGCGGCCCCAGCCGCTCCCGCTGCTGACCCGGTAACGCAGGGTGAGCAAAACCCCCAAGCCAGCAACCAGTCGGGCTATGGCGGTTCCCAGGCCGGCTCGGCTGATACTCCAACGGCGGCTACGCCTGCCGCAGCTCCGGCTGCTGGTGGCGGTGCTACCGTGGAAATGAAGATTCCGGCCGTGGGTGAATCCATCACGGAAGTAACTGTAGCGAAGTGGCTCAAGCCCGACGGCGCCCAGGTGCAGCGCGACGAGGTTATTGCTGAGCTGGAGTCGGACAAGGCGACGTTTGAGTTGCCCGCCGAAGGTGCCGGCACCCTGCGCCACGCCGTGAAGGAAGGCGAAACCATCGGCATCGGTGCTACTATAGCCCGCATCGAGGGCGGTAACGGTGCAGCTAGTGCAACTCCAGCCCCGGCCGCTGCTCCCGCTGCTTCGCAAGCTGCTCCAGCCGCTACGGCACCGGCTTCAGCTAGCGCCAACAGCTATGCTACCGGTACGCCTTCTCCAGCAGCCGGCAAGATTCTCGGTGAGAAAGGCATTTCGGCTGCCGATGTGCAAGGCTCGGGTCGGGATGGTCGTATCACTAAGGAAGATGCCCTGAACGCCCAGGCTCGTCCGGCGGCCCCAGCTCCGGCAGCCGCCCCAGCAGCGGCCCCGGCCGCCAAACCAGCTGCTCCAGCGGCGGCTCCCGCTGCCAGCGGCAACCGCAATCAGCGCAAGGAGCGGATGAGCAACCTGCGCAAAACGGTGGCTCGTCGCCTGGTGTCGGTGAAAAACGAAACGGCCATGCTCACCACTTTCAACGAGGTGAACATGCAGCCCATCATGGACATGCGCAACAAGTTCAAGGACAAGTTCAAGGAGAAAAACGGCGTGGGCCTGGGCTTCATGTCGTTCTTCACCAAGGCTGTGTGCGTAGCCCTGAAAGAGTGGCCGGCCGTGAACGCCCAAATCGATGGGGACAGCATCGTTTACAACGACTTCTGCGACATCAGCATCGCCGTATCGGCCCCGAAGGGCCTGGTGGTGCCCGTGATTCGTAACGCCGAGGAACTTTCGTTTGAAGGCATTGAGAAGGAAGTGGTGCGCCTCGCCGGCCTGGCCCGCGACAACAAGCTCACCATTGAACAGATGACCGGTGGCACGTTCACGATAACCAACGGCGGTATTTTCGGCTCAATGATGAGTACGCCAATTATCAACGCGCCGCAGTCGGCTATTCTGGGTATGCACAACATCATTCAGCGCCCCGTGGCCGAAAACGGTCAGGTGGTGATCCGGCCCATGATGTATTTGGCTTTGAGCTACGACCACCGCATCATCGACGGCCGCGAGTCGGTGTCGTTCCTGGTGCGCGTGAAAGAGCTGCTTGAGGACCCGACGCGCCTGCTGCTGGGCGTGTAA
- a CDS encoding M1 family metallopeptidase — MLRILFLLAAVCGLSHGTAAQLLQAKPGTTRADSLRGTLTPLRTCYDINYYHLDVKLNIDDRSLSGSNLFRFTATQDFTRLQFDLFANLTVEKVVYKGQNLPFTREANAVFVTFTQPIKKGSRDEFTVFYSGKPQVAERAPWDGGLVFTKDANGKPWVATAVQGLGASAFWPNKDHQSDEVDSMLISVTVPKGLMDVSNGRLRKTTPLKGGLTRFDWAVRNPINNYDVALNVGDYTKFTDSYDGEKGKLSLEYWVLRENLAKAKTHFAANVKPMLKSLESWFGPYPFYEDGYKLVDAPHLGMEHQSAVAYGNKYQNGYLGTDRSGTGLGLKWDFIIIHESGHEWFGNNITSKDIADMWVHESFTTYSEALFVESQFGKQAGQEYLHGQRRNIQNDGPIIGPYGVNQEGSGDMYDKGSNLLNMVRTIVNDDQKWRQMLRGLGQTFYHQTVTTEQIVGYLSEQSGKNLTKVFDQYLRHPSIPTLEIRQEEGKVLARWVADVPDFDMPVRVRVKGGQYGFIQPSTRFQVVELPGATKDNLEVDTFNYYIGVLVD, encoded by the coding sequence ATGCTACGAATTCTCTTTCTGCTCGCCGCCGTATGCGGCCTGAGCCACGGTACTGCGGCCCAACTGCTGCAAGCCAAACCCGGCACCACCCGCGCCGACTCCCTGCGCGGCACGCTCACCCCGCTGCGCACCTGCTACGACATCAACTACTACCACCTCGACGTTAAGCTCAACATCGACGACCGTTCCCTGAGCGGCTCCAACCTGTTTCGCTTCACGGCCACCCAGGACTTCACCCGCCTGCAGTTCGACTTGTTTGCCAACCTGACGGTGGAAAAAGTGGTGTATAAAGGCCAGAACCTGCCTTTCACCCGGGAGGCCAATGCCGTGTTTGTCACCTTTACCCAGCCTATTAAGAAAGGTAGCCGGGACGAATTCACGGTATTTTATTCCGGCAAGCCCCAGGTAGCGGAGCGGGCGCCCTGGGACGGCGGCCTGGTGTTTACCAAAGATGCCAACGGCAAGCCCTGGGTGGCTACGGCCGTGCAGGGGCTGGGCGCCAGCGCCTTCTGGCCCAACAAAGACCACCAGTCAGATGAGGTGGACAGCATGCTCATCAGCGTGACGGTGCCCAAGGGGCTCATGGACGTGTCGAATGGGCGGCTGCGCAAAACCACCCCGCTCAAGGGTGGCCTGACGCGCTTCGACTGGGCCGTGCGCAACCCCATCAACAACTACGACGTGGCCCTGAACGTGGGCGACTACACCAAGTTCACCGACAGCTACGACGGGGAGAAGGGCAAGCTGAGCTTGGAATACTGGGTGCTGCGGGAAAACCTGGCCAAGGCCAAAACTCACTTTGCCGCCAACGTGAAGCCCATGCTCAAGTCCTTGGAGTCGTGGTTTGGTCCTTACCCGTTCTATGAGGACGGCTACAAGCTCGTGGACGCGCCCCACCTGGGCATGGAGCACCAGAGTGCCGTGGCCTACGGCAACAAGTACCAGAACGGTTACCTGGGCACCGACCGTTCGGGTACGGGCCTGGGCTTGAAGTGGGACTTTATCATCATCCACGAAAGCGGGCACGAGTGGTTCGGCAACAACATTACCAGCAAGGACATTGCCGATATGTGGGTGCACGAGTCGTTCACGACCTACTCGGAAGCCTTGTTCGTGGAAAGCCAGTTTGGCAAGCAGGCCGGGCAGGAATACCTGCACGGGCAACGGCGCAATATCCAGAACGACGGTCCCATCATCGGGCCCTACGGCGTAAACCAGGAAGGCTCGGGCGACATGTACGACAAGGGCTCCAACCTGCTCAACATGGTCCGCACCATCGTCAATGACGACCAGAAGTGGCGGCAGATGCTGCGCGGCCTAGGCCAAACGTTCTACCACCAGACCGTCACGACCGAGCAAATCGTGGGCTACCTCAGTGAGCAGAGCGGCAAGAACCTGACCAAGGTCTTCGACCAGTACCTGCGCCACCCCAGCATTCCGACCCTGGAAATCCGCCAGGAGGAAGGCAAGGTGCTGGCCCGTTGGGTAGCCGACGTGCCCGACTTCGACATGCCGGTGCGCGTGCGCGTCAAGGGCGGGCAGTACGGCTTTATTCAGCCCAGCACCCGGTTTCAGGTAGTAGAGCTGCCTGGGGCCACCAAGGATAACCTCGAAGTCGACACGTTCAACTATTACATCGGAGTATTAGTCGATTAG
- a CDS encoding group III truncated hemoglobin has translation MKTSATLPDIRTEGDIKTLVDTLCSKATNDTLLGARFGAAARIHWPHYLTTQYRYWSSTLLGKGTQEGEPLPEQLALPTSGPHIEHWVKLFSSAVEECFAGSKAEEAKKLARQMATRLSLSRSRELPVD, from the coding sequence ATGAAAACATCTGCTACTCTCCCCGACATCCGTACCGAAGGCGACATCAAGACTTTGGTTGACACGCTGTGTTCCAAAGCCACCAATGACACCTTGTTAGGAGCACGTTTTGGAGCGGCGGCCCGTATTCACTGGCCCCATTACCTCACCACCCAATACCGCTACTGGAGCAGCACCCTGCTGGGCAAAGGTACCCAGGAAGGTGAGCCCCTGCCCGAGCAACTGGCCCTGCCCACTAGCGGCCCCCATATAGAACACTGGGTAAAGCTCTTCTCTTCTGCCGTGGAAGAGTGCTTCGCTGGCTCTAAAGCCGAAGAAGCCAAAAAGCTGGCCCGCCAGATGGCCACCCGCCTCAGCCTGAGCCGCTCCCGCGAGCTGCCCGTCGACTAA